The window TTCATAAGATTTCTGCAGATGCGTGGTGCAGACAACAACCTTCCTGTTGTTTTGTCAAGCAACCTTGCGTAAGCTCGCTAACTCATTTCACTTTCCAACGATTTGCTTCAATAGCTCATAAGGTTTCAACTTTGGGTCCGATAAGATTTGGTTTCTATTTAATTCTTGAGATACGGTTGTTGGAGAAAAGTAGATAGATTGTGATATGATAATGGAAAACGTCAGGACGTTCGTTGTTTGATGCGTATCTGCTCAACCACGAGGAATTTGTGCATGAAACCAGTTGGAGAATGTGCTCAGCCCAATTACAAAACTCctcgaagaagaatcagatcaaACAGAGTTCAGATGAAAGAGTTACGCAATTTACAAAATAGGTGATCTCCAGCTTACGCGAATTCAGACATACGCCCATTCAAAGGAGGATCCTGACCATACTAGATTGAATTAAGCTACAAACcaaattgttttagaattttggtCCATCAGAGAAGCCCAACAAAGTGGAGTCAgcccaaaatcaagaagaaaatagagattTTCGTCTATTCTCAAAACAACACTTAACAATGTGGTTTTCTCTCTCTTGCACGCactttagagtttgaatttcaaTTCCCAAGTTAATGCATTCCCAAGTTGCTGACTGTTATAGGAAATTGTTGTATCTCCTCTATATAATGAGGCTTAATTCATGAatgaaaaataagttttgttgttgagtaaaaaatcagaaaagtttctctcttttaagatgtgatatcttgtaatttttggaactcCATGTTCATGGTGCGTCATATCTATGTTCATGGTTGGTTCAaacttatcatagatcctttcacagatcttTGTGGCGTCTCTCGATCCATCTCTCTATCCATTCCTTGTTGGTGTGTCATATTCAGCAAGTTGTCGATCTcttttggtgtgtaatatccaaagaATCGATCCACCGGTATATCAGGAGTCTTCCGCagctcttgtgcgaccattcgcTCCACATCCTTTGATCCTTTAGACTTCACAGTCTCTTGGATGCAAAGTTTATCCCTTTCACCACCTTAGAGTGTCGACtccttgggagaatcatatcaagtggtatcagagcaacacTCTAAGTTTGGTCTATTATTCTATCATCTTCTcatctctccatcttctttcattcattttctcatctcttcatcctctatttctgttttatttttatttctttattttgtcaaaaaaaaagaagaaggaaatggaacgaaaaaaaaagaatagtatcCGGATTTGAGGGCAAATCCTTTTTTCAAGAGGGAGagtatgatatgataatgggaagcGTCATGACATGTGTTCATTGTTTGATGCGTATCTGCTCAACCACGAGGAATTTGTGCATGAAACCAGTTGTAGAATGTTCTCAGCTCAATTACAAAACTCctcgaagaagaatcagatcaaACAGAGTTCAGATGAAAGAGTTACGCAATTTACAAAATAGGTGATCTCCAGCTTACGCGAATTCAGACATACGCCCATTCAAAGGAGGATCCTGACCATACTAGATTGAATTAAGCTACAAACcaaattgttttagaattttggtCCATCAGAGAAGCCCAACAAAGTGGAGTCAgcccaaaatcaagaagaaaatagagattTTCGTCTATTCTCAAAACAACACTTAACAATGTGGTTTTCTCTCTCTTGCACGCactttagagtttgaatttcaaTTCCCAAGTTAATGCATTCCCAAGTTGCTGACTGTTATAGGAAATTGTTGTATCTCCTCTATATAATGAGGCTTAATTCATGAatgaaaaataagttttgttgttgagtaaaaaatcagaaaagtttctctcttttaagatgtgatatcttgtaatttttggaactcCATGTTCATGGTGCGTCATATCTATGTTCATGGTTGGTTCAaacttatcatagatcctttcacagatcttTGTGGCGTCTCTCGATCCATCTCTCTATCCATTCCTTGTTGGTGTGTCATATTCAGCAAGTTGTCGATCTcttttggtgtgtaatatccaaagaATCGATCCACCGGTATATCAGGAGTCTTCCGCagctcttgtgcgaccattcgcTCCACATCCTTTGATCCTTTAGACTTCACAGTCTCTTGGATGCAAAGTTTATCCCTTTCACCACCTTAGAGTGTCGACtccttgggagaatcatatcaaatggtatcagagcaacacTCTAAGTTTGGTCTATTATTCTATCATCTTCTcatctctccatcttctttcattcattttctcatctcttcatcctctatttctgttttatttttatttctttattttgtcaaaaaaaaagaagaaggaaatggaacgaaaaaaaaagaatagtatcCGGATTTGAGGGCAAATCCTTTTTTCAAGAGGGAGagtatgatatgataatgggaagcGTCATGACATGTGTTCATTGTTTGATGCGTATCTGCTCAACCACGAGGAATTTGTGCATGAAACCAGTTGTAGAATGTTCTCAGCTCAATTACAAAACTCctcgaagaagaatcagatcaaACAGAGTTCAGATGAAAGAGTTACGCAATTTACAAAATAGGTGATCTCCAGCTTACGCGAATTCAGACATACGCCCATTCAAAGGAGGATCCTGACCATACTAGATTGAATTAAGCTACAAACcaaattgttttagaattttggtCCATCAGAGAAGCCCAACAAAGTGGAGTCAgcccaaaatcaagaagaaaatagagattTTCGTCTATTCTCAAAACAACACTTAACAATGTGGTTTTCTCTCTCTTGCACGCactttagagtttgaatttcaaTTCCCAAGTTGCTGCATTCCCAAGTTGCTGACTGTTATAGGAAATTGTTGTATCTCTTCTATATAATGAGGCttaattcatgaataaaaaataagttttgttgttaagtaaaaatcagagaagtttctctctttcaagatgTGATATCTTGTATTTTTTGGAACTCCATGTTCATGGTGCATCATATCTATGTTCATGGTTGGTTCagacttatcatagatcctttcacagatcttTGTGGCGTCTCTCGATCCATCTCTCTATCCATTCCTtgt is drawn from Camelina sativa cultivar DH55 chromosome 8, Cs, whole genome shotgun sequence and contains these coding sequences:
- the LOC104707663 gene encoding uncharacterized protein LOC104707663 yields the protein MMEGRRIIANSRPCGGRSVVAKKRSCPMDSSTAVKSSTPRNLASYGSSFLNQHHSREILRHASRDAWCRQQPSCCFVKQPCVSSLTHFTFQRFASIAHKDVRCLMRICSTTRNLCMKPVGECAQPNYKTPRRRIRSNRVQMKELRNLQNR